A genomic region of Thunnus albacares chromosome 2, fThuAlb1.1, whole genome shotgun sequence contains the following coding sequences:
- the ubl4a gene encoding ubiquitin-like protein 4A — translation MILTVKPLQGKECSVHVTEDEKVSTVKELVSERLNIPANQQRLLYKGKALADEHRLSDYSIGPEAKLNLVIRPVGERTGASGTGASSSSGTQGGVWQTVSTILARHFSPADAAKVHEQLIKDYERSLRQLSLDDIERLAGRLLHPDGEGMDTSYMD, via the exons ATGATCCTCACCGTGAAGCCGCTCCAAGGAAAAGAATGCAGCGTACAT GTGACTGAAGATGAAAAGGTCTCCACAGTGAAGGAACTTGTGTCCGAACGTCTCAACATACCAGCTAATCAGCAGCGGTTGCTCTATAAAGGCAAAGCGCTTGCAG ATGAACACAGACTGAGTGATTACTCCATTGGGCCCGAGGCTAAATTGAATCTGGTAATCCGTCCAGTGGGAGAGAGGACTGGAGCGTCAGGGACGggtgccagcagcagcagcggcacaCAGGGAGGAGTGTGGCAGACAGTGTCCACTATCCTTGCTCGGCACTTCAGTCCTGCAGATGCAGCAAAAGTCCATGAACAGCTTATTAAG gATTATGAACGTTCACTTCGACAACTTAGTCTAGATGACATTGAACGCTTGGCCGGAAGACTGCTTCACCCCGATGGCGAAGGCATGGACACCTCATACATGGACTAA